In Natronomonas halophila, one DNA window encodes the following:
- a CDS encoding helicase C-terminal domain-containing protein, which produces MDPSRIVDEFPAPSFRGAQEQALSDIRAAFEAGNDVVLVRAPTGSGKSLLARAIAGCARHAGSGEAAKPVGAYYTTPQVSQLDDVEGDELLEDLSVIRGKANYSCILPGETSTPVNQAPCARERGFNCPVKHRCPYFSDRSIASNREIAAMTLAYFMQTAGSDVFGTRDVVVVDEAHGLAEWAEMYATIDLSPAEIPVWDACEPPEIDDLSDVEDYAERLTTVCSRRQEELRGKAELTPEEAEERDQLAELVRDLGWFLEDLRDTDSPTTWVADQSRNRAISVKPLDPARYLHHTVWDRGTKFALLSATILNKDAFCRSAGLDPDNVALVDVPHTFPVENRPLYDVTQGKMTYEKRDETLPKVARTIVRLMDEHPDEKGLIHAHSYDIADHLYELLDDFGVSDRVRGHDKETRDAALSGWKRADDPDVFVSVKMEEALDLKDDLCRWQVLCKAPYPNTNDSRVAQRLEDGQWGWYYRTALRTVIQACGRVVRSPDDYGATYLADSSLLDLFERARHDMPEWFAEQVDRMSQPDLPPFDPKGVADTTNAGESAGGTTTSRSQSASKSARRSGSLDDHPLSDVWGDE; this is translated from the coding sequence GTGGACCCGTCGCGTATCGTCGATGAGTTCCCCGCACCCTCCTTCCGGGGCGCCCAAGAGCAGGCCCTCAGCGACATCCGCGCCGCCTTCGAGGCCGGCAACGACGTCGTGTTAGTGCGCGCGCCGACCGGCAGCGGCAAGTCCCTGCTGGCGCGGGCCATCGCCGGGTGCGCGCGACACGCCGGCTCCGGCGAGGCCGCCAAACCCGTCGGCGCCTACTACACGACGCCGCAGGTCTCCCAACTCGACGACGTCGAGGGCGACGAGTTGCTCGAAGATCTGAGCGTCATCCGCGGCAAGGCCAACTACTCGTGTATCCTGCCGGGCGAAACCTCGACGCCGGTTAATCAGGCGCCCTGCGCCCGCGAGCGGGGGTTCAACTGCCCGGTCAAACATCGGTGCCCGTACTTCTCGGACCGCTCTATCGCCTCGAACCGCGAAATCGCGGCGATGACGCTCGCCTACTTCATGCAGACCGCCGGCAGCGACGTCTTCGGTACCCGGGACGTCGTCGTCGTCGACGAGGCCCACGGCCTCGCGGAGTGGGCGGAGATGTACGCGACTATCGACCTTTCGCCCGCGGAAATCCCGGTCTGGGATGCCTGCGAACCGCCCGAAATCGACGATTTGAGCGACGTCGAGGACTACGCCGAACGGCTGACGACGGTCTGTTCGCGCCGCCAGGAGGAGTTGCGCGGTAAGGCCGAACTCACGCCCGAGGAAGCCGAGGAGCGAGACCAGTTGGCCGAACTGGTCCGGGATTTGGGCTGGTTCCTCGAAGACCTGCGGGACACCGACAGTCCGACGACGTGGGTCGCCGACCAATCACGGAATCGTGCCATCTCGGTCAAGCCACTGGACCCCGCACGCTACCTGCATCACACGGTCTGGGACCGCGGCACCAAGTTCGCGCTCCTGTCGGCGACCATCCTCAACAAGGACGCCTTCTGCCGCAGCGCGGGACTGGACCCCGACAACGTCGCGCTCGTCGACGTCCCGCACACGTTCCCCGTCGAGAACCGGCCGCTCTACGACGTGACACAGGGGAAGATGACCTACGAAAAGCGCGACGAGACGCTGCCAAAAGTCGCCCGCACCATCGTCCGCCTGATGGACGAACACCCCGACGAGAAGGGGCTGATTCACGCCCACTCCTACGACATCGCCGACCACCTCTACGAGTTGCTGGACGATTTCGGCGTTTCGGACCGCGTGCGCGGCCACGACAAGGAGACCCGCGACGCCGCGCTGTCGGGCTGGAAGCGCGCCGACGACCCCGACGTCTTCGTCTCGGTGAAGATGGAGGAAGCCCTCGATTTGAAGGACGACCTCTGCCGGTGGCAGGTGCTCTGCAAGGCACCGTATCCGAACACGAACGATTCGCGGGTCGCCCAACGCCTCGAAGACGGCCAGTGGGGCTGGTATTACCGGACGGCGCTGCGAACGGTCATCCAGGCCTGCGGCCGCGTGGTCCGCTCGCCGGATGATTACGGGGCGACGTATCTCGCCGATTCCTCGCTTCTGGACCTCTTCGAGCGGGCGCGCCACGACATGCCCGAGTGGTTCGCCGAACAGGTCGACCGCATGTCCCAACCCGACCTCCCGCCGTTCGACCCGAAGGGCGTCGCCGACACGACGAACGCGGGGGAGTCCGCAGGCGGGACGACCACCTCACGGAGTCAGTCGGCGTCGAAAAGTGCGCGCCGCTCGGGGTCGCTGGACGACCACCCGCTGTCGGACGTCTGGGGCGACGAGTAA
- a CDS encoding DUF7405 family protein — protein MTSRRGLLGRLAAVGVAAIPGCSTLLSQDRGDPVSLPSNPHEVPDRQHAWDAVLHTDAHGNHHLPQYHRVLLVDLDVDPSVDAADTVETAMRELEATYEWSPDGLLHTLAWGTRYFERIGALEASPIRHPEVLSRTDDPDLLSYDAALVLASDVPSHLVRTETALFSESEPLEGRELDARLGDVFSVVARRTGFHGEGLPAEHTGAEGVPDDIPRDAPMFTGFMSMRQGTQPSEDRVTIDSGRFEDGRFDGGTTMHLSHLTESLDAWWDMDEGGRVDRMFSPEFSPEDVDSFTDDVPFLDEAFEHAEEFGVVGHHEKVARAREDGDPVILRRDFNTVDGGRAGVHFLSLQASLDDFAATRKAMNGWFLRDEHDQVTDRKNNGLLNFIEVQSRANFYVPPRTSRAFPAFSP, from the coding sequence ATGACCTCGCGACGCGGGTTGCTCGGGCGGTTGGCCGCCGTCGGAGTCGCGGCGATACCGGGGTGTTCCACGCTACTCTCGCAGGACCGAGGGGACCCTGTATCGCTGCCGTCGAACCCCCACGAGGTCCCCGACCGACAGCACGCGTGGGACGCGGTTCTCCACACGGATGCCCACGGTAATCATCACTTGCCGCAGTACCATCGCGTCCTCCTGGTCGATCTGGACGTCGACCCATCCGTCGACGCCGCCGATACCGTAGAAACCGCGATGCGCGAACTGGAGGCCACCTACGAGTGGTCCCCTGACGGACTGCTCCACACGCTGGCGTGGGGGACCCGCTACTTCGAACGAATCGGCGCGTTGGAGGCCTCGCCGATTCGTCACCCGGAGGTGCTGTCGCGGACGGACGACCCGGACCTCCTCTCGTACGACGCCGCGCTCGTCCTCGCCTCCGACGTTCCCTCGCATCTCGTCCGCACCGAGACGGCGCTGTTCTCGGAATCCGAACCCCTCGAAGGCCGGGAACTCGACGCCCGACTCGGCGACGTGTTCTCGGTCGTCGCTCGTCGAACCGGCTTCCACGGCGAGGGACTCCCCGCCGAACACACGGGCGCCGAGGGCGTCCCGGACGACATCCCCCGCGACGCCCCGATGTTCACCGGGTTCATGTCGATGCGGCAGGGCACACAGCCGAGCGAGGACCGCGTCACTATCGACAGCGGGCGCTTCGAGGACGGCCGGTTCGACGGCGGCACGACGATGCACCTCTCACACCTCACCGAATCGCTCGACGCCTGGTGGGACATGGACGAAGGCGGGCGGGTCGACCGGATGTTCTCGCCGGAGTTCTCCCCCGAGGACGTCGACTCATTTACCGACGACGTCCCGTTTCTCGACGAAGCCTTCGAGCACGCCGAGGAGTTCGGCGTCGTCGGCCACCACGAAAAGGTCGCTCGAGCGCGCGAGGACGGGGACCCCGTCATCCTCAGACGGGATTTCAACACGGTCGACGGCGGCAGAGCGGGCGTTCACTTCCTGTCGCTGCAGGCGTCGCTCGACGACTTCGCGGCGACGCGGAAGGCTATGAACGGGTGGTTCCTCCGGGACGAACACGACCAGGTAACCGACAGGAAGAACAACGGCCTGCTGAACTTCATCGAGGTCCAATCGCGGGCGAACTTCTACGTTCCGCCCCGCACCAGTCGCGCGTTTCCGGCGTTCTCGCCGTAA
- a CDS encoding TorD/DmsD family molecular chaperone, whose amino-acid sequence MDETQIYEARLEVIDFLIEVFYDAPDEEFLGRLFSDEVAVPEGEINDPMDRGFERLEAFIEANRSRSVEDVSDELRTEYTRLFVGPRPPALPHETYYREDTDFIGEGLAELEADYSAAGWKPHEDYPEENDHIAVELAFLRDLVDRQRRGEEAAFGFERVFLDEHLGRWHEAFLETVQDEFDMKEAEANLFLAATEVFVGLVEFEDELVAQQVPT is encoded by the coding sequence ATGGACGAAACTCAAATCTACGAGGCGCGACTGGAAGTGATCGATTTCCTCATCGAGGTGTTCTACGACGCCCCCGACGAGGAGTTCCTCGGACGGCTGTTCTCCGACGAGGTAGCCGTCCCCGAGGGAGAAATCAACGACCCGATGGACCGCGGCTTCGAACGGCTCGAGGCGTTCATCGAAGCCAACCGGTCGCGGTCGGTCGAGGACGTTTCCGACGAACTCCGAACGGAGTACACACGGCTGTTCGTGGGGCCGCGTCCACCGGCGCTTCCCCACGAGACCTACTATCGCGAGGACACGGACTTCATCGGCGAGGGACTCGCGGAACTGGAGGCGGATTACTCGGCGGCGGGTTGGAAGCCCCACGAGGACTACCCCGAGGAAAACGACCACATCGCCGTCGAACTCGCGTTCCTCCGCGATCTGGTCGACCGCCAGCGACGCGGAGAGGAGGCCGCCTTCGGCTTCGAGCGGGTCTTCCTCGACGAACACCTCGGGCGATGGCACGAGGCGTTCCTCGAAACGGTTCAGGACGAGTTCGACATGAAGGAAGCAGAGGCGAACCTCTTTCTCGCCGCGACGGAGGTGTTCGTCGGCCTCGTCGAGTTCGAGGACGAACTCGTCGCCCAGCAGGTGCCTACGTAG
- a CDS encoding hydrogenase iron-sulfur subunit has protein sequence MNVGAFVCGCGGTCGLDLEEVREGVRDVDVVASSDLLCEGGLDGVEHVIDEYDLDQLIVTASDDRCKRTFRELVERKGLHPDAAAFVDHREGAAWVHDSEAATDKTARLLNATHAGLQEEAVSRTVSREAGDSVAVVGDSETAAALADSADVTLVADGRELANVDADLDDVDIARGEVVDVDGRFGEFELTLESRVTEACIDCMECVREGPDGVTRRPVQIPADAPDGEWTDVCPTDAIDMDGTTRRIAVDQVIHPDADPDTRGGRVGYYTGHVDAATIAAVESQLGGIEKPAFLDLEMDVCAAGASSQEGCTACTDACPHDAVSRPSVDSVEFDEVACQDCGACTSACPTGATQLREPSNRRIAREVEALLKAENDNGGWLFNRGSSGIDQPVVAFVCSERAADRLREYGRRAAIEEDVSYPPILPVKVNCTDTVGEAHVMHALAAGADGVAIVGCGGDCLHSGPDPKAELVERLNRATADLGLGERVGFFAPGADDPGQFVEELSRFVVERLDESPVPAGEHEAEGTIEGDIDRPAFASHAWTLESVRVLLEHVDPDREVIRGLKDFGWMDVSDACNLTPTCTNLCPTDAIQRTNEGDLLFNHERCVNCGLCEEGCPETAITMQDGLDLSLLPENREEVREEVPEDVPSAAWTSVYEGEMQECVRCGKPFASAGTIDKVRGEVGDAVQGIAPNSPHSVFEYCGDCRTSLLFERGEN, from the coding sequence ATGAATGTAGGGGCATTCGTTTGCGGCTGTGGCGGCACCTGTGGGCTCGACCTCGAGGAGGTTCGCGAGGGTGTTCGAGACGTCGACGTCGTGGCGTCCTCTGACCTACTCTGTGAGGGCGGTCTCGACGGCGTCGAACACGTCATCGACGAGTACGACCTCGACCAACTCATCGTAACGGCGTCCGACGACCGGTGTAAACGGACGTTCCGCGAGTTGGTCGAGCGGAAAGGGCTCCACCCCGATGCGGCGGCCTTCGTCGACCACCGCGAGGGGGCCGCGTGGGTCCACGACAGCGAGGCCGCGACCGACAAGACCGCCCGCCTGCTCAACGCGACCCACGCGGGGCTGCAGGAGGAAGCCGTCTCCAGAACGGTCTCCCGGGAGGCCGGCGACTCGGTCGCGGTCGTGGGCGACTCCGAAACTGCCGCCGCCCTCGCCGATTCGGCGGATGTCACGCTCGTCGCCGACGGCCGCGAACTCGCCAACGTCGATGCCGACCTCGATGACGTGGATATCGCTCGCGGGGAGGTCGTCGACGTCGACGGGCGGTTCGGCGAGTTCGAACTCACCCTCGAATCGCGAGTCACCGAAGCCTGCATCGACTGCATGGAATGCGTCCGGGAGGGCCCCGACGGCGTCACCAGACGCCCCGTCCAGATTCCGGCCGACGCGCCCGACGGCGAATGGACCGACGTATGTCCGACCGACGCCATCGACATGGACGGGACGACCCGCCGCATCGCCGTCGACCAGGTCATCCATCCCGACGCCGACCCGGATACCCGCGGCGGTCGCGTGGGCTACTACACCGGCCACGTCGACGCCGCCACGATAGCGGCCGTCGAATCCCAACTCGGCGGTATCGAGAAACCCGCGTTCCTCGACCTCGAGATGGACGTCTGTGCCGCGGGCGCCTCCTCACAGGAGGGCTGTACGGCCTGTACGGACGCCTGTCCGCACGACGCGGTCAGTCGACCGTCGGTCGATTCCGTCGAGTTCGACGAGGTGGCCTGTCAGGACTGCGGCGCCTGTACCTCGGCGTGTCCGACCGGGGCCACGCAACTCCGGGAGCCCTCGAACCGCCGCATCGCCCGCGAAGTCGAAGCCCTGCTGAAGGCCGAAAACGACAACGGGGGCTGGCTGTTCAATCGGGGGTCGAGCGGCATCGACCAGCCGGTCGTCGCCTTCGTCTGCTCGGAGCGGGCCGCCGACCGGCTGCGCGAGTACGGCCGCCGGGCGGCCATCGAGGAGGACGTCTCCTATCCGCCGATTCTCCCCGTGAAAGTCAACTGCACCGACACTGTCGGGGAGGCCCACGTCATGCACGCGCTGGCGGCGGGCGCCGACGGCGTCGCCATCGTCGGCTGTGGCGGCGACTGTCTGCACTCCGGACCGGACCCCAAGGCGGAACTGGTCGAGCGCCTGAACCGCGCGACCGCCGATCTCGGTCTGGGCGAGCGCGTCGGCTTCTTCGCACCCGGGGCCGACGACCCCGGCCAGTTCGTCGAGGAACTCTCCAGGTTCGTCGTCGAGCGCCTCGACGAGTCGCCGGTCCCCGCCGGCGAACACGAGGCCGAGGGCACCATCGAGGGCGACATCGACCGCCCGGCGTTTGCCTCCCACGCGTGGACGCTGGAGTCCGTTCGCGTCCTCCTCGAACACGTCGACCCCGACCGGGAGGTCATCCGCGGCCTGAAGGACTTCGGCTGGATGGACGTCTCGGACGCCTGCAACCTCACGCCGACCTGTACGAACCTGTGTCCGACCGACGCCATCCAGCGGACGAACGAGGGCGACCTGCTGTTCAACCACGAACGCTGTGTCAACTGCGGCCTCTGCGAGGAGGGGTGTCCGGAGACGGCCATCACGATGCAGGACGGACTGGACCTGTCGCTCCTCCCGGAGAACCGCGAGGAGGTCCGCGAGGAGGTCCCCGAGGACGTCCCGAGTGCCGCCTGGACGAGCGTCTACGAGGGCGAGATGCAGGAATGCGTTCGCTGCGGCAAGCCCTTCGCGTCCGCCGGAACCATCGACAAGGTCCGCGGGGAGGTCGGCGACGCGGTTCAAGGTATCGCACCCAACTCACCGCATTCGGTCTTCGAGTACTGTGGCGATTGTCGAACGTCGCTGCTGTTCGAGCGAGGTGAAAACTGA
- a CDS encoding molybdopterin-dependent oxidoreductase: MSTEPVSLDLDRRSFMKASALTGVVALGGGTAGQVLAQSDDEVDGQDTEGELTKTICNYCSVGCGFHGERKGDTFVGMEPWEDHPINNGSLCSKGAGIYETEHSEKRLKHPMIREDGEWKKLSWDTAYDRLGTDIRALWPDSDVSPSDAVDVDEEHSRESVMLLGSAHHSNEESYAIRKLAGFMGTNNVDHQARICHSTTVTGLANTWGYGAMTNTVSDYRNFDLDIIIGQNPAEAHPIAMQHILEGQKRGGDILVLDPRFTKTAAHADEFIRFRPGTDVALMMGVVKELRDEYGLALDPDADDTGQNMLSDRVQGWEDVDAELDQYDKETVSDITWVSVEDIERIAEMVHENRPHVQIEWAMGGTQHNNGTQNIRSYAVASLASGSAARSGGGLQVMRGHANVQGATDLAVASHILPGYYGLTPGGWSWWAEIWDKNPYTSGSTSFEDMYDKFELMPPDKYVRQSGNEELEPDSLPPNENHGPEEPAANSMMFQNGLTVARWFEAALDQEDRYQDTPIYQPDQVKIAVFWGHSANSISEMEQMKEGMENLDLLVVVDVFPSVASVLPDYEDGPPVLLLPASSQYEHYRSLTNTNRSVQWSEPVAKPAHNSRPDLRIMQELADELGFGEHFDWGSGPELYNGKSTYENVIREFNLGTNTIGYRQTPERLQQHLEYDYAFSSEDLKGAEGTPVEGEYWMLPWPCWGEGHPGTPIIWNDDMDPNNGGQDFRTRWGVQAPSPDDWDAMPTDDDYPLQETVDAHDDMEEALDLTRAPYVPDWASNRDLAEDGQIHGVPEYPGWKITPPQSLIDPTQSTQSDELTIPQQYALDNQESVYTAAQALDDPDTGSPEFDEYLRTMIGEGVDPDFYEEYDYKQPDAPTGRGRARAVVWSFLDKIPVHREPIESPRSDLVEEWPANGQQRNHYRLDQNNAAEQQTAMDIIHGDGDGPELDTIMTTGRQVEHQGGGAETRSNIHTADLQPHMYAEITPNKAEDLGVDGGDLVVVSSTDRGSVLVKARVTDRPNDDEVFLPFHWGGVFKGKSQEDKYPEGTVPYAIGDSANAITSRGYDVETQMQETKVSMVAVRPATQSLLEELGMDTDLEFPQDRDGIGQQKDFDVRDSETVQ; this comes from the coding sequence ATGAGCACAGAACCAGTCTCCTTGGACCTCGACCGACGGTCGTTCATGAAGGCGAGCGCCCTGACGGGCGTTGTCGCACTCGGTGGCGGTACCGCTGGGCAGGTACTCGCCCAGAGCGACGATGAGGTCGATGGACAGGACACGGAAGGAGAGTTGACAAAGACTATTTGTAACTACTGTTCGGTCGGCTGTGGCTTCCACGGCGAGCGAAAGGGTGATACCTTCGTTGGCATGGAGCCATGGGAAGACCACCCGATCAACAACGGGTCGCTCTGCTCGAAAGGGGCAGGCATCTACGAGACCGAACACTCCGAAAAGCGCCTCAAACACCCGATGATTCGGGAAGACGGCGAGTGGAAGAAGCTGTCGTGGGATACCGCCTACGACCGCCTCGGCACCGACATTCGGGCCCTGTGGCCCGACTCGGACGTTTCGCCGAGCGACGCCGTCGACGTCGACGAAGAACACAGCCGCGAGAGCGTGATGCTTCTCGGGAGTGCCCACCACTCCAACGAGGAGTCCTACGCCATCCGAAAGCTCGCGGGATTCATGGGAACGAACAACGTCGACCATCAGGCACGCATCTGCCACTCGACGACGGTCACCGGCCTCGCGAACACGTGGGGTTACGGTGCGATGACCAACACCGTCTCCGATTACCGCAACTTCGACCTCGACATCATCATCGGACAGAATCCCGCCGAGGCCCACCCCATCGCGATGCAGCACATCCTCGAGGGGCAGAAGCGTGGCGGGGACATCCTCGTGCTCGACCCGCGGTTCACGAAGACGGCAGCCCATGCCGACGAATTCATCCGGTTCAGGCCCGGGACCGACGTGGCGCTGATGATGGGCGTCGTCAAGGAACTCCGCGACGAGTACGGGCTGGCGCTGGACCCGGACGCCGACGACACGGGCCAGAACATGCTCTCGGACCGCGTCCAGGGCTGGGAAGACGTCGACGCCGAACTCGACCAGTACGACAAGGAGACGGTCTCGGACATCACGTGGGTCTCCGTCGAGGACATCGAGCGAATCGCCGAGATGGTCCACGAGAACCGCCCCCACGTCCAGATCGAGTGGGCGATGGGCGGCACCCAGCACAACAACGGGACCCAGAACATCCGCTCGTACGCCGTCGCGAGCCTCGCCTCCGGAAGCGCGGCCCGCAGCGGCGGCGGCCTGCAGGTCATGCGGGGCCACGCCAACGTTCAGGGTGCGACCGACCTCGCGGTGGCGAGTCACATCCTGCCGGGCTACTACGGGCTCACACCCGGCGGCTGGTCGTGGTGGGCCGAAATCTGGGACAAGAACCCCTACACCAGCGGGTCGACCTCGTTCGAGGACATGTACGACAAGTTCGAGTTGATGCCGCCGGACAAGTACGTCCGACAGAGCGGCAACGAGGAACTTGAGCCCGATTCGCTCCCACCCAACGAAAACCACGGCCCCGAGGAACCGGCCGCGAACTCGATGATGTTCCAGAACGGGCTCACGGTCGCCCGCTGGTTCGAGGCGGCCCTCGACCAGGAGGACCGCTATCAGGACACGCCGATTTATCAGCCCGACCAGGTGAAAATCGCCGTGTTCTGGGGCCACTCCGCGAACTCCATCAGCGAGATGGAGCAGATGAAGGAGGGCATGGAGAACCTCGACCTGCTGGTCGTCGTCGACGTGTTCCCCTCGGTGGCGAGCGTCCTCCCCGACTACGAGGACGGCCCGCCCGTCCTGTTGCTGCCGGCGTCGAGTCAGTACGAACACTACCGTTCGCTGACGAACACGAACCGGTCGGTGCAGTGGTCCGAACCGGTCGCCAAGCCCGCCCACAACTCCCGTCCCGACCTGCGAATCATGCAGGAATTGGCCGACGAACTCGGCTTCGGCGAGCACTTCGACTGGGGCAGCGGCCCCGAGTTGTACAACGGAAAGTCGACCTACGAGAACGTCATTCGGGAGTTCAACCTCGGGACGAACACCATCGGCTATCGGCAGACACCCGAACGGCTCCAGCAGCATCTGGAGTACGACTACGCGTTCTCCAGCGAGGACCTCAAAGGCGCCGAAGGGACGCCCGTCGAGGGCGAGTACTGGATGCTTCCGTGGCCCTGCTGGGGCGAGGGGCATCCGGGGACACCCATCATCTGGAACGACGACATGGACCCCAACAACGGGGGACAGGACTTCCGGACTCGATGGGGCGTCCAGGCCCCGTCGCCGGACGACTGGGACGCGATGCCCACCGACGACGATTACCCGCTTCAGGAGACCGTCGACGCCCACGACGATATGGAGGAGGCGCTCGACCTGACGCGAGCGCCGTACGTCCCCGACTGGGCCAGCAACCGCGATCTGGCCGAGGACGGACAGATTCACGGCGTGCCGGAGTATCCGGGCTGGAAAATCACGCCGCCACAGAGCCTCATCGACCCGACGCAGTCGACACAGTCCGACGAACTGACGATACCACAGCAGTACGCGCTGGACAATCAGGAGTCGGTCTACACCGCCGCACAGGCACTCGACGACCCCGACACCGGAAGTCCGGAGTTCGACGAGTACCTCCGGACCATGATTGGTGAGGGCGTCGACCCCGACTTCTACGAGGAGTACGACTACAAACAGCCCGACGCCCCGACCGGTCGGGGTCGGGCCCGGGCGGTCGTCTGGAGCTTCCTCGATAAGATCCCGGTGCATCGCGAACCCATCGAGAGCCCGCGGTCGGACCTCGTCGAGGAGTGGCCGGCGAACGGCCAGCAGCGGAACCACTACCGCCTCGACCAGAACAACGCGGCCGAACAGCAGACGGCGATGGACATCATCCACGGCGATGGCGACGGCCCGGAGCTCGATACCATCATGACGACCGGTCGGCAGGTCGAACACCAGGGTGGCGGCGCGGAGACGCGGTCGAACATCCACACCGCCGACCTGCAGCCCCACATGTACGCGGAGATAACGCCCAACAAGGCCGAGGACCTCGGCGTCGACGGCGGCGACCTCGTCGTCGTCTCCTCGACCGACCGGGGGTCGGTGCTCGTGAAGGCACGAGTGACCGACCGGCCCAACGACGACGAGGTGTTCCTCCCGTTCCACTGGGGCGGGGTGTTCAAGGGCAAGAGTCAGGAGGACAAATACCCCGAAGGCACCGTCCCGTACGCCATCGGCGATTCGGCGAACGCGATTACGTCACGGGGCTACGACGTCGAGACGCAGATGCAGGAGACGAAGGTGTCGATGGTGGCCGTCCGACCGGCTACCCAGAGCCTGCTCGAGGAACTCGGGATGGACACGGACCTCGAGTTCCCGCAGGACCGTGACGGCATCGGCCAGCAGAAGGACTTCGACGTCCGTGACAGCGAAACGGTTCAATGA
- a CDS encoding 4Fe-4S dicluster domain-containing protein has protein sequence MSQSNKEVMGDGVMSVGEGTRIFPDVGACIDCGGCVVACKRTWDVPHDEQRISISTMLEGQEGDGGSAANALAQGDSPGETSIPMQCYHCDNAPCVSVCPTDSLIKTDDEFVDVREDLCVGCQYCLSACPFGAPQFPEEDDGAAQVFGTGGKMDKCTMCEERQDVGKGPACAEECSTDAILVGQPSQIADELDRRDEGPFFNDVAMDIVFGEDAGEFQ, from the coding sequence ATGTCTCAATCAAACAAAGAAGTGATGGGCGATGGCGTGATGAGCGTCGGCGAGGGAACGCGAATCTTCCCGGACGTCGGCGCATGCATCGACTGTGGCGGTTGCGTCGTCGCCTGCAAGCGAACGTGGGACGTTCCCCACGACGAACAGCGAATCAGCATCTCGACGATGCTGGAGGGTCAGGAGGGCGACGGGGGGTCAGCGGCGAACGCGCTCGCACAGGGCGACTCGCCCGGCGAGACGTCCATCCCGATGCAGTGTTACCACTGCGACAACGCACCCTGCGTTTCGGTGTGTCCGACCGACTCCCTCATCAAGACCGACGACGAGTTCGTCGACGTCCGCGAGGACCTCTGTGTCGGCTGTCAGTACTGTCTGTCGGCGTGTCCGTTCGGGGCGCCGCAGTTCCCCGAGGAGGACGACGGCGCCGCACAGGTGTTCGGTACCGGCGGTAAGATGGACAAGTGTACGATGTGTGAGGAACGGCAGGACGTCGGCAAGGGGCCGGCCTGTGCCGAGGAGTGTTCGACCGACGCCATCCTCGTCGGGCAGCCCTCGCAGATCGCCGACGAACTCGATAGACGCGACGAGGGTCCGTTCTTCAACGACGTGGCGATGGACATCGTCTTCGGTGAGGACGCCGGTGAGTTCCAATGA
- a CDS encoding cytochrome b/b6 domain-containing protein yields the protein MTNLDHGKFTRVTTLFHSLLALDVFLLFFTGYAIMFNSELWWLMTLMGGATGVTALHRIAGIGLVALIVFWMVLMLISPTGRSNFAEILPVKEDIEAFLQDVQFMLGRADERHPHARQFAGYESDEVPLLSYVGKGVVAIFAIELTLLTISGLLIWSKTGLMSYFATRTAAMAFVVFHGLLGIIMLMGVMFHIFEHGMHPAFYPVETKAFIPRSMIPESHDDDEDHDGTGIERLELSPSWHSVSTVFGSFVVIGIVSVLMGSIVREGYPVPRELVVSGDLTNLLLTIGINIGIFVLFVGLVLSMYGNVMRVRWEKEVQRRQERETVADGGETRTDD from the coding sequence ATGACGAATCTCGACCACGGCAAGTTCACGCGGGTGACGACGCTGTTCCACTCGCTTTTGGCGCTCGACGTGTTCCTGCTGTTCTTCACCGGCTACGCCATCATGTTCAACTCGGAGCTGTGGTGGCTGATGACGCTGATGGGCGGTGCGACCGGCGTCACCGCGCTGCACCGCATCGCCGGCATCGGCCTCGTCGCGCTCATCGTCTTCTGGATGGTGCTGATGCTCATCAGCCCGACCGGCCGGAGCAACTTCGCGGAGATACTCCCGGTGAAAGAGGACATCGAGGCGTTCCTACAGGACGTCCAGTTCATGCTCGGGCGGGCCGACGAACGCCACCCCCACGCCCGGCAGTTCGCCGGCTACGAGTCCGACGAGGTGCCGCTGCTGTCCTACGTGGGCAAGGGCGTCGTCGCCATCTTCGCCATCGAGTTGACCCTGCTTACCATCTCGGGGCTGCTCATCTGGTCGAAGACCGGCCTCATGTCGTACTTCGCGACGCGAACCGCAGCCATGGCGTTCGTCGTCTTCCATGGCCTACTGGGGATTATCATGCTGATGGGGGTGATGTTCCACATCTTCGAACACGGGATGCATCCCGCCTTCTACCCCGTCGAGACGAAGGCGTTCATCCCCCGGAGCATGATCCCCGAGAGCCACGACGACGACGAGGACCACGACGGGACGGGCATCGAGCGGCTCGAACTCTCGCCGAGCTGGCACTCCGTCTCGACGGTTTTCGGCTCGTTCGTCGTCATCGGTATCGTCTCGGTGTTGATGGGGAGTATCGTCCGGGAGGGATACCCGGTCCCACGGGAGTTGGTCGTCAGCGGTGACCTGACGAATCTCCTGCTCACTATCGGTATCAACATCGGGATATTCGTGCTGTTCGTCGGCCTCGTCCTCTCGATGTACGGTAACGTGATGCGAGTCCGTTGGGAAAAGGAGGTGCAGCGCCGCCAAGAGCGCGAGACGGTCGCGGACGGTGGCGAAACCCGGACGGACGACTGA